A genomic segment from Nicotiana sylvestris chromosome 1, ASM39365v2, whole genome shotgun sequence encodes:
- the LOC104210619 gene encoding protein CHROMATIN REMODELING 35 isoform X1, whose translation MAMDLGSRFVNPTAKRLQPCSPRDLFSKGTKKIKFDESGSQSNPTVAYSWREECEHEKGKVSSGVFGRSDPFAIPDLLEALDSGKFGSVTREIEDLIKRRMKLVNSCFASDHSLPNKVLELERNFEKGELKGNQLAPDVIDLEDEQEAKGIASAAMVPSTCFGPSVGPVVIIDSDDEDSQKNFISPSQGMIHTQKSSISPFQGIPLQNALIDFQVKDFVGQGRDSAERQTLIEVVSLGGEAEIKKDKGVYVGVQDDDEIDDGTEQPDEGLTDIWNEMSFALECSKDVAAEPSPNEHTVEEEDECDHSFILKDDIGYVCRICGVIQRSIDTIIEFQYSKASKSIRTYHYEGRSAKDIGHAELLPEGIISSDDIDTTEICVHPRHKKLMKAHQVEGFNFLVSNLLKDKGGCIMAHAPGSGKTFMIISFLQSFMANNDRARPLVVLPRGILATWKKEFLRWQVDEIPLYDFYSVKADNRSQQLEVLKQWSQERSILFLGYKQFSTIVCDNVGSTTAAACQEILLKCPSILILDEGHTPRNQDTDVLTSLEKVQTRLKVVLSGTLYQNHVKEVFNILNLVRPKFLKLEDSRNIKRTILSKVASSGRKNLLKKSNDNDFYELVEHTLLKDDNFSRKSSVILGLRDMTSKVLHYYKGDFLEELPGLVDYTVLLNLHPKQKSEVAELKKLGRKFKISSEGSAMYVHPQLKSLSRNFSVKERVDEEKIDMLLENLEVREGVKAKFYLNLLQLCESKGEKLLVFSQYLLPLKFLERLTVRTKGYSLGKEIFLITGDSDSETRESSMERFNTSADARVFFGSIKACGEGISLVGASRIIILDVHLNPSVTRQAIGRAFRPGQVRKVYTYRLIASGSPEEEDHQTCFKKESIAKLWFEWSEYYAQPDFEMETVNIENCDDMFLESPRLNEDVVALYKR comes from the exons ATTTATTTTCTAAGGGaacaaaaaagataaaatttgatgAAAGTGGAAGCCAGAGTAACCCTACTGTTGCATATAGCTGGCGGGAAGAATGCGAACACGAAAAAGGAAAGGTGTCATCAGGAGTTTTTGGCCGCTCTGATCCGTTTGCTATTCCGGACTTGCTTGAAGCGTTAGATTCTGGGAAGTTTGGAAGTGTCACCAGAGAGATTGAGGACCTTATTAAGCGGCGAATGAAGTTAGTGAACTCTTGTTTTGCAAGTGATCATTCACTTCCCAACAAAGTCTTGGAATTAGAAAGGAACTTTGAGAAAGGGGAGTTAAAAGGAAATCAGCTTGCGCCCGATGTAATTGACTTGGAGGACGAGCAGGAAGCTAAAGGCATTGCTTCAGCAGCAATGGTTCCCTCTACATGTTTTGGACCTTCAGTTGGGCCTGTTGTTATTATTGATTCAGATGATGAAGACAGTCAAAAAAACTTCATCTCTCCATCTCAGGGGATGATTCACACTCAGAAGAGTTCTATTTCTCCATTTCAGGGGATCCCCTTACAGAATGCTTTGATTGACTTTCAAGTTAAGGATTTTGTG GGGCAGGGGAGGGATTCTGCTGAAAGACAGACTTTGATAGAAGTTGTAAGCCTCGGTGGAGAAGCTGAAATAAAGAAAGATAAAGGTGTTTATGTTGGTGTACAAGATGATGATGAGATTGATGATGGCACCGAGCAGCCCGATGAAGGTTTGACTGATATATGGAATGAGATGTCATTTGCTCTCGAATGCTCAAAG GATGTTGCTGCTGAACCTTCACCAAATGAGCATACAGTTGAAGAGGAAGACGAGTGTGATCATTCCTTCATCTTGAAAGATGATATTGGTTATGTCTGTCGTATATGCGGAGTCATTCAGAGAAGCATTGATACCATCATTGAATTCCAGTATTCAAAG GCCTCCAAGAGTATAAGAACGTACCACTATGAAGGTCGGTCAGCCAAGGATATAGGGCATGCTGAACTCCTTCCTGAGGGCATCATTTCATCTGATGACATTGATACGACTGAAATTTGTGTTCATCCAAGACACAAGAAACTGATGAAAGCTCACCAAGTTGAGGGATTTAATTTTCTTGTTAGCAACTTGTTGAAAGATAAAGGAGGCTGTATCATGGCTCACGCCCCTGGATCTGGCAAGACTTTCATGATAATCAGCTTCCTACAGAGTTTTATGGCCAATAATGATAGAGCTAGGCCTTTGGTGGTGTTACCTAGAGGAATCTTGGCTACATGGAAGAAAGAGTTCTTGAGGTGGCAGGTAGATGAAATTCCCCTCTATGACTTCTACTCAGTAAAAGCAGATAATAGATCTCAACAATTGGAAGTTCTGAAGCAATGGTCACAGGAAAGAAGTATTCTTTTTCTAGGCTATAAGCAGTTCTCAACAATCGTGTGTGACAATGTTGGCAGTACGACTGCAGCTGCTTGTCAGGAGATTCTGTTGAAGTGCCCATCAATTCTCATTCTTGATGAAGGGCACACTCCGCGGAACCAAGACACTGATGTTTTGACTTCACTCGAGAAGGTCCAGACGCGACTAAAGGTGGTGCTTTCTGGCACCCTCTACCAAAACCATGTTAAAGAGGTCTTTAACATTCTGAACCTTGTGCGGCCAAAATTTCTCAAGTTGGAAGATTCCAGAAACATCAAAAGGACAATACTGAGCAAAGTGGCCAGCTCAGGCAGAAAGAACCTCTTGAAGAAAAGTAATGATAATGATTTTTATGAGTTAGTAGAGCATACATTGTTAAAGGATGACAATTTCTCAAGGAAGAGTTCTGTCATACTAGGTCTGCGGGATATGACCAGTAAAGTGCTTCACTATTACAAGGGAGACTTCCTCGAAGAACTTCCAGGATTGGTGGATTACACTGTCCTTCTAAACCTCCATCCTAAGCAGAAAAGTGAAGTTGCAGAGCTGAAGAAACTGGGAAGAAAGTTCAAAATCAGTTCTGAAGGAAGTGCAATGTATGTGCACCCACAATTGAAGAGCCTTTCAAGAAACTTTTCTGTTAAAGAAAGAGTTGATGAAGAGAAGATTGATATGCTCTTAGAGAATTTGGAAGTGAGGGAAGGAGTGAAGGCCAAATTCTACCTTAACCTGCTGCAGCTGTGTGAATCAAAAGGTGAAAAACTGCTAGTGTTTAGCCAGTACCTCTTGCCTTTGAAATTCTTGGAGAGGTTGACTGTTAGGACTAAGGGTTACAGTCTGGGGAAGGAAATATTTCTGATCACTGGTGATTCAGACTCGGAAACCAGGGAGTCATCAATGGAACGGTTTAACACTTCAGCAGATGCTCGTGTTTTCTTTGGTTCAATTAAGGCATGTGGTGAAGGAATATCACTTGTTGGGGCATCTCGGATTATCATATTGGATGTACATCTCAACCCGTCAGTAACCCGTCAAGCAATAGGGCGTGCATTCCGACCAGGTCAGGTCAGGAAAGTATACACTTACAGATTGATAGCCTCAGGTTCACCTGAGGAGGAAGATCATCaaacttgttttaaaaaggagtCTATTGCAAAGTTGTGGTTTGAGTGGAGTGAGTATTATGCCCAGCCCGATTTTGAGATGGAGACTGTCAATATTGAAAACTGTGATGATATGTTTTTGGAATCACCACGTCTTAATGAGGATGTGGTGGCTCTGTACAAAAG GTAG
- the LOC104210619 gene encoding protein CHROMATIN REMODELING 35 isoform X2 — MAMDLGSRFVNPTAKRLQPCSPRDLFSKGTKKIKFDESGSQSNPTVAYSWREECEHEKGKVSSGVFGRSDPFAIPDLLEALDSGKFGSVTREIEDLIKRRMKLVNSCFASDHSLPNKVLELERNFEKGELKGNQLAPDVIDLEDEQEAKGIASAAMVPSTCFGPSVGPVVIIDSDDEDSQKNFISPSQGMIHTQKSSISPFQGIPLQNALIDFQVKDFVGRDSAERQTLIEVVSLGGEAEIKKDKGVYVGVQDDDEIDDGTEQPDEGLTDIWNEMSFALECSKDVAAEPSPNEHTVEEEDECDHSFILKDDIGYVCRICGVIQRSIDTIIEFQYSKASKSIRTYHYEGRSAKDIGHAELLPEGIISSDDIDTTEICVHPRHKKLMKAHQVEGFNFLVSNLLKDKGGCIMAHAPGSGKTFMIISFLQSFMANNDRARPLVVLPRGILATWKKEFLRWQVDEIPLYDFYSVKADNRSQQLEVLKQWSQERSILFLGYKQFSTIVCDNVGSTTAAACQEILLKCPSILILDEGHTPRNQDTDVLTSLEKVQTRLKVVLSGTLYQNHVKEVFNILNLVRPKFLKLEDSRNIKRTILSKVASSGRKNLLKKSNDNDFYELVEHTLLKDDNFSRKSSVILGLRDMTSKVLHYYKGDFLEELPGLVDYTVLLNLHPKQKSEVAELKKLGRKFKISSEGSAMYVHPQLKSLSRNFSVKERVDEEKIDMLLENLEVREGVKAKFYLNLLQLCESKGEKLLVFSQYLLPLKFLERLTVRTKGYSLGKEIFLITGDSDSETRESSMERFNTSADARVFFGSIKACGEGISLVGASRIIILDVHLNPSVTRQAIGRAFRPGQVRKVYTYRLIASGSPEEEDHQTCFKKESIAKLWFEWSEYYAQPDFEMETVNIENCDDMFLESPRLNEDVVALYKR; from the exons ATTTATTTTCTAAGGGaacaaaaaagataaaatttgatgAAAGTGGAAGCCAGAGTAACCCTACTGTTGCATATAGCTGGCGGGAAGAATGCGAACACGAAAAAGGAAAGGTGTCATCAGGAGTTTTTGGCCGCTCTGATCCGTTTGCTATTCCGGACTTGCTTGAAGCGTTAGATTCTGGGAAGTTTGGAAGTGTCACCAGAGAGATTGAGGACCTTATTAAGCGGCGAATGAAGTTAGTGAACTCTTGTTTTGCAAGTGATCATTCACTTCCCAACAAAGTCTTGGAATTAGAAAGGAACTTTGAGAAAGGGGAGTTAAAAGGAAATCAGCTTGCGCCCGATGTAATTGACTTGGAGGACGAGCAGGAAGCTAAAGGCATTGCTTCAGCAGCAATGGTTCCCTCTACATGTTTTGGACCTTCAGTTGGGCCTGTTGTTATTATTGATTCAGATGATGAAGACAGTCAAAAAAACTTCATCTCTCCATCTCAGGGGATGATTCACACTCAGAAGAGTTCTATTTCTCCATTTCAGGGGATCCCCTTACAGAATGCTTTGATTGACTTTCAAGTTAAGGATTTTGTG GGGAGGGATTCTGCTGAAAGACAGACTTTGATAGAAGTTGTAAGCCTCGGTGGAGAAGCTGAAATAAAGAAAGATAAAGGTGTTTATGTTGGTGTACAAGATGATGATGAGATTGATGATGGCACCGAGCAGCCCGATGAAGGTTTGACTGATATATGGAATGAGATGTCATTTGCTCTCGAATGCTCAAAG GATGTTGCTGCTGAACCTTCACCAAATGAGCATACAGTTGAAGAGGAAGACGAGTGTGATCATTCCTTCATCTTGAAAGATGATATTGGTTATGTCTGTCGTATATGCGGAGTCATTCAGAGAAGCATTGATACCATCATTGAATTCCAGTATTCAAAG GCCTCCAAGAGTATAAGAACGTACCACTATGAAGGTCGGTCAGCCAAGGATATAGGGCATGCTGAACTCCTTCCTGAGGGCATCATTTCATCTGATGACATTGATACGACTGAAATTTGTGTTCATCCAAGACACAAGAAACTGATGAAAGCTCACCAAGTTGAGGGATTTAATTTTCTTGTTAGCAACTTGTTGAAAGATAAAGGAGGCTGTATCATGGCTCACGCCCCTGGATCTGGCAAGACTTTCATGATAATCAGCTTCCTACAGAGTTTTATGGCCAATAATGATAGAGCTAGGCCTTTGGTGGTGTTACCTAGAGGAATCTTGGCTACATGGAAGAAAGAGTTCTTGAGGTGGCAGGTAGATGAAATTCCCCTCTATGACTTCTACTCAGTAAAAGCAGATAATAGATCTCAACAATTGGAAGTTCTGAAGCAATGGTCACAGGAAAGAAGTATTCTTTTTCTAGGCTATAAGCAGTTCTCAACAATCGTGTGTGACAATGTTGGCAGTACGACTGCAGCTGCTTGTCAGGAGATTCTGTTGAAGTGCCCATCAATTCTCATTCTTGATGAAGGGCACACTCCGCGGAACCAAGACACTGATGTTTTGACTTCACTCGAGAAGGTCCAGACGCGACTAAAGGTGGTGCTTTCTGGCACCCTCTACCAAAACCATGTTAAAGAGGTCTTTAACATTCTGAACCTTGTGCGGCCAAAATTTCTCAAGTTGGAAGATTCCAGAAACATCAAAAGGACAATACTGAGCAAAGTGGCCAGCTCAGGCAGAAAGAACCTCTTGAAGAAAAGTAATGATAATGATTTTTATGAGTTAGTAGAGCATACATTGTTAAAGGATGACAATTTCTCAAGGAAGAGTTCTGTCATACTAGGTCTGCGGGATATGACCAGTAAAGTGCTTCACTATTACAAGGGAGACTTCCTCGAAGAACTTCCAGGATTGGTGGATTACACTGTCCTTCTAAACCTCCATCCTAAGCAGAAAAGTGAAGTTGCAGAGCTGAAGAAACTGGGAAGAAAGTTCAAAATCAGTTCTGAAGGAAGTGCAATGTATGTGCACCCACAATTGAAGAGCCTTTCAAGAAACTTTTCTGTTAAAGAAAGAGTTGATGAAGAGAAGATTGATATGCTCTTAGAGAATTTGGAAGTGAGGGAAGGAGTGAAGGCCAAATTCTACCTTAACCTGCTGCAGCTGTGTGAATCAAAAGGTGAAAAACTGCTAGTGTTTAGCCAGTACCTCTTGCCTTTGAAATTCTTGGAGAGGTTGACTGTTAGGACTAAGGGTTACAGTCTGGGGAAGGAAATATTTCTGATCACTGGTGATTCAGACTCGGAAACCAGGGAGTCATCAATGGAACGGTTTAACACTTCAGCAGATGCTCGTGTTTTCTTTGGTTCAATTAAGGCATGTGGTGAAGGAATATCACTTGTTGGGGCATCTCGGATTATCATATTGGATGTACATCTCAACCCGTCAGTAACCCGTCAAGCAATAGGGCGTGCATTCCGACCAGGTCAGGTCAGGAAAGTATACACTTACAGATTGATAGCCTCAGGTTCACCTGAGGAGGAAGATCATCaaacttgttttaaaaaggagtCTATTGCAAAGTTGTGGTTTGAGTGGAGTGAGTATTATGCCCAGCCCGATTTTGAGATGGAGACTGTCAATATTGAAAACTGTGATGATATGTTTTTGGAATCACCACGTCTTAATGAGGATGTGGTGGCTCTGTACAAAAG GTAG